A stretch of the Leptotrichia sp. oral taxon 223 genome encodes the following:
- a CDS encoding TolC family protein, whose amino-acid sequence MVRIFLNFKNRKIQVLSVLFTFSLAGFAANVDDLISQYEKNSYTTKINEKNMKKFDIKDKALKNGEWNEVNVTSNENYTLHGQSNGLTMENNVKYGIFYYRNGYNFRSRELTENKIGISKTLNDYFGYSDVNYNKKTNQISRNIQKISNETAKNSEIRDLIDLYKSYKNKQKEIEQEALTLEDTKKDYAIQAKKYELGTASQYDYELAKTEYENSQLKYENLGRELQILGERFTVYNVTLPEKEKLDDLKKVELKKDDFYALRLSEAETIELNSQLNSEQLRKENIDYKYPKLSGDVGYSLKDHSVVVGLSVSKTFKRYNDTIEDLKNEADKLKLQYEQKKNELVSNAGQQMITYTTYQTNELTAENTMNIKKKEYEIYAKKYELGVDTYSNYVEKRNNYKKAVIDYETAKNELAAFTKKIKYYK is encoded by the coding sequence ATGGTTAGGATATTTTTGAATTTTAAAAATAGGAAAATACAGGTTTTATCAGTATTATTTACGTTTAGTTTAGCAGGATTTGCAGCTAATGTGGATGACTTGATTTCTCAGTATGAAAAAAATTCGTATACAACGAAAATTAATGAAAAAAATATGAAAAAATTTGATATAAAGGATAAGGCTTTAAAAAATGGGGAGTGGAATGAGGTTAATGTAACTTCTAACGAGAATTATACGTTGCATGGACAGTCAAATGGGCTGACTATGGAAAATAACGTAAAATATGGGATTTTCTATTATAGAAATGGATATAATTTTAGAAGCAGGGAACTTACAGAAAACAAAATTGGTATTTCCAAGACTTTAAATGATTATTTTGGTTATAGTGATGTTAATTATAATAAAAAAACTAATCAAATTTCACGAAATATACAGAAAATCAGTAATGAAACTGCGAAAAATTCAGAAATACGTGATTTGATTGATTTGTATAAAAGTTATAAGAATAAGCAGAAGGAGATTGAGCAGGAAGCACTTACCTTAGAAGATACTAAAAAAGATTATGCTATTCAGGCTAAAAAATATGAGCTGGGGACGGCATCACAGTATGATTATGAACTAGCAAAAACAGAATATGAAAATTCTCAGCTAAAATATGAAAATCTTGGGCGGGAGCTGCAAATTTTAGGGGAACGATTTACAGTTTACAATGTAACTTTACCTGAAAAAGAGAAGCTTGATGACTTGAAAAAAGTTGAGCTGAAAAAGGATGATTTTTATGCCCTTAGACTATCGGAAGCTGAAACAATAGAATTAAATTCGCAGCTTAACAGTGAACAGCTAAGAAAGGAAAATATTGATTACAAGTATCCTAAATTATCAGGAGATGTCGGATATTCATTGAAAGACCATTCTGTTGTTGTTGGCTTATCTGTATCAAAAACTTTCAAAAGATACAATGACACTATTGAAGATTTGAAGAATGAAGCAGATAAATTAAAACTGCAGTATGAACAGAAAAAAAATGAGCTAGTGTCAAATGCTGGACAGCAGATGATAACTTACACAACCTATCAGACAAATGAATTAACAGCAGAAAATACAATGAATATTAAGAAAAAAGAATATGAAATTTATGCTAAGAAGTATGAGCTGGGAGTTGACACGTATTCCAACTATGTGGAAAAACGGAATAACTATAAGAAAGCTGTAATAGATTACGAAACAGCCAAAAATGAACTTGCAGCATTTACTAAAAAAATAAAATATTATAAATAG
- a CDS encoding carbohydrate kinase family protein, with product MNKILVIGTTSWDTIINVNEFPSKPTTIFASDYKQVLGGTAAGKAINLSKLGFDVTLATKFGNDEAGKNIKNVLNSEKIKFFYIEDKESTEMHTNLMDSHGKRISIYTHVGMVNQDIDLKPFKKAIDDADIILLDICEFVKHLFPLLKDYKNKIWLDIHDYDGKNPWHKEFIPYADAIFMSSDSIHSKTELKSLTKELIKDKKFVVCTHGKLGSEILMNTGEIYSEGILRQYRLVDSNGAGDSFVSGFLYGFSKQKPITDCLKYATLVSSLTITSPYLYSSKLNSDWLEQEFENNFNI from the coding sequence ATGAATAAGATACTTGTAATCGGAACTACTTCTTGGGATACAATAATTAATGTTAATGAATTTCCTTCAAAACCAACAACAATATTCGCAAGTGATTATAAGCAAGTATTGGGAGGAACTGCTGCAGGAAAAGCTATAAACCTTAGTAAATTAGGGTTTGATGTTACATTGGCAACAAAATTTGGAAATGATGAGGCTGGAAAAAATATAAAAAATGTTTTAAATTCAGAAAAAATCAAATTTTTTTATATTGAAGATAAAGAAAGCACTGAGATGCATACTAATTTAATGGATTCACATGGGAAACGGATAAGTATCTACACTCATGTTGGAATGGTTAATCAAGATATTGACTTAAAACCGTTTAAAAAGGCTATTGACGATGCTGATATAATATTACTTGATATTTGTGAGTTTGTTAAACATCTCTTTCCTTTGTTAAAAGATTATAAAAATAAGATTTGGCTAGATATTCATGATTATGATGGTAAAAACCCTTGGCATAAAGAATTTATCCCCTATGCTGATGCAATATTTATGAGTTCCGATTCTATCCATTCTAAGACAGAATTGAAATCTTTAACGAAAGAACTTATTAAAGATAAAAAATTTGTTGTCTGCACACACGGAAAATTAGGTTCAGAAATATTGATGAATACTGGTGAAATCTACTCTGAAGGCATTTTAAGGCAATACAGACTTGTAGATTCCAATGGAGCCGGTGATTCTTTTGTAAGCGGTTTTTTATATGGTTTTTCAAAACAAAAACCAATTACTGACTGTTTAAAATATGCAACATTAGTTTCAAGCCTAACAATTACATCACCATATCTTTATTCTTCTAAACTTAACTCCGACTGGCTGGAACAAGAATTTGAAAATAACTTTAATATCTGA
- a CDS encoding glycoside hydrolase family 13 protein, which translates to MEKSAFYHRTESEYAYLYTKDEIHIRLRTKKNDVAQVILHYGDTALFDFTQDYQYHIPMSIITSDLCHDYWQASVKVDYHRISYLFEITGTDGENVFFGDMGIAENQPHQYKDASNSFRIPYLHDSDRVKVPEWVRDTVWYQIFPERFANGKPEISPINSLVWDTDISPKHDDFFGGDLYGILQKLDYLKDLGITGLYFCPVFEAPSNHKYDTINYFEIDKHFGDKKTFRKLVEEAHKRKMKIMLDAVFNHIGNNSSQWQDIIKNGKNSIYCDWFHIHNFPVYAKTEKFPNIHHYLNYDTFKFSPKLPKLNTSNPEVQQYLLDIATYWIREFDIDAWRLDVANEIDHQFWKKFHKAVTAINPDIYILGEVWHNAHPWLNGDEFHAVTNYPLAASIKSYFLTKTISTEDFKNQINSQLMYYRQQTNEVMLNMLDSHDTERILTTARNNQNAVKSALTFMYFHLGTPCIYYGTEVGMKGGSDPDCRRVMPWDENKQDLEMKDFIKKLIALRKKYIDWIIYGKQSIQILENNILQVTICYNNSKIIINYNNTENIIELPKTGKILLTNAKQFLDDNTVFLEPDTFIVTLL; encoded by the coding sequence ATGGAAAAATCGGCATTTTATCATAGGACTGAATCAGAATATGCCTATCTTTATACAAAAGACGAAATTCACATTAGATTAAGGACAAAAAAGAACGATGTCGCTCAAGTGATACTGCATTATGGCGATACAGCCCTGTTTGACTTTACGCAGGACTATCAGTACCATATTCCAATGTCAATAATTACAAGTGATCTTTGTCATGACTACTGGCAAGCCAGTGTAAAAGTTGATTATCATCGAATTTCATATTTATTTGAAATAACAGGGACAGATGGAGAAAACGTATTTTTTGGCGATATGGGAATTGCTGAAAATCAGCCGCATCAGTACAAAGATGCTTCAAACAGCTTTAGAATTCCCTATTTACATGACTCTGACAGGGTAAAAGTACCTGAATGGGTGCGAGATACCGTTTGGTATCAAATATTTCCAGAGCGTTTTGCCAATGGAAAGCCTGAAATTTCTCCAATAAACAGTTTGGTCTGGGATACGGATATTTCGCCTAAACATGATGATTTTTTTGGTGGTGATTTGTATGGGATACTCCAAAAGCTTGACTATTTAAAAGATTTAGGTATTACAGGACTTTATTTTTGCCCTGTATTTGAGGCTCCGAGCAATCATAAATACGACACAATCAATTATTTTGAAATTGATAAGCATTTTGGAGATAAAAAAACTTTTAGAAAATTAGTTGAAGAAGCTCATAAACGAAAAATGAAAATTATGTTGGACGCTGTTTTTAACCATATTGGCAACAATTCAAGTCAATGGCAGGATATAATAAAAAATGGGAAAAATTCCATTTACTGTGACTGGTTTCATATTCATAACTTTCCAGTCTATGCAAAAACAGAAAAATTCCCAAATATTCATCATTATTTAAACTACGACACGTTTAAATTCAGTCCTAAACTACCCAAGCTCAACACGTCCAATCCCGAAGTTCAACAATATCTACTTGATATTGCAACTTACTGGATAAGGGAATTTGATATTGATGCTTGGAGGTTAGACGTGGCAAATGAAATCGATCATCAGTTCTGGAAAAAATTTCATAAAGCTGTAACGGCTATCAATCCAGACATTTATATATTAGGCGAAGTTTGGCATAATGCACATCCTTGGCTAAATGGTGATGAATTTCACGCTGTAACAAACTATCCGCTTGCAGCCAGTATTAAAAGCTATTTTTTAACAAAAACAATTTCAACAGAAGATTTTAAAAACCAGATTAACAGCCAACTTATGTACTATCGTCAGCAAACTAATGAAGTTATGCTTAATATGCTTGATTCCCACGACACCGAGCGTATCCTTACCACAGCTAGAAATAATCAAAATGCTGTAAAATCCGCACTAACATTTATGTACTTTCATTTAGGAACACCTTGTATCTATTACGGAACAGAAGTCGGCATGAAAGGTGGATCAGATCCTGATTGCCGCCGAGTTATGCCTTGGGATGAAAATAAACAGGATTTAGAAATGAAAGATTTTATAAAAAAACTGATTGCTTTGAGAAAAAAATACATAGACTGGATTATTTACGGAAAACAAAGTATTCAAATTCTTGAAAATAATATTTTACAAGTTACGATTTGTTACAATAATTCTAAAATTATTATAAATTACAACAATACAGAAAATATAATTGAATTGCCAAAAACAGGAAAAATTCTTTTGACTAATGCTAAACAATTTTTAGATGACAATACTGTTTTTCTTGAACCTGATACATTCATAGTAACATTACTTTAA
- a CDS encoding alpha-amylase family glycosyl hydrolase, translating into MKKVNGWILLITALFLSLFSCQNKNIKDFNNTEKSKIEKSGVYYEIFVRSYADSNNDKIGDINGITDKLDELKELGIQGIWLTPIFKSPSYHKYDVTDYYTVDSEYGTKEDLKNLVSKAHSKGIKVILDLPVNHTSKEHPWFKDVLQNKNSKYKSYYRVTKNNDQSLNLNSYAMNHKTWNKLNNEEMYYAIFWEGMPDLNYSNRQVREEVKKIANYWVNETNIDGYRIDGAYHIYGDGEYPKNVDLEKESVNWWKEFRSSLEKEHPNIYIVGEVWNDTNKIAPYYAAFDSNFDFEISENGISEAIISQDATTFSDKLTKIYETYGKVASNYIDAPFLTNHDQNRIANTLLDLRQQKLAASILLTLSGNPFIYYGEELGMKGSKPDEEIREPYLWGNENGQTKWEEIKNNIDTPTLEVQKKNPDSLYNYYKKWIALRNGNEALKYGDLQIVNVNDSQILAYKRTYKNKSVIVLHNLSNTEKNVNVDGKNIKISGLTSVLVSTI; encoded by the coding sequence ATGAAAAAAGTAAATGGATGGATTTTATTAATAACAGCATTATTTTTAAGCCTTTTTTCGTGTCAAAATAAAAATATAAAAGACTTTAATAATACTGAAAAAAGTAAAATTGAAAAATCAGGAGTTTATTATGAAATATTTGTAAGATCTTATGCAGACAGCAATAATGACAAAATAGGAGATATTAACGGAATAACTGATAAACTGGATGAATTAAAGGAATTAGGAATACAGGGAATATGGCTTACTCCTATCTTTAAGTCGCCTAGTTATCATAAATATGACGTAACTGACTACTATACTGTCGATTCAGAATACGGAACAAAGGAAGATTTGAAAAATCTGGTTTCAAAGGCACATAGCAAAGGAATAAAAGTAATTTTAGATTTGCCTGTAAACCATACAAGCAAGGAACATCCATGGTTTAAAGATGTGCTCCAGAATAAAAACAGCAAATACAAGTCATATTACAGAGTGACAAAAAACAATGACCAGTCTTTGAACCTGAATTCTTATGCAATGAATCACAAAACTTGGAATAAGTTAAATAATGAGGAAATGTATTATGCTATATTCTGGGAAGGAATGCCTGATTTGAATTACAGCAATAGACAAGTCAGGGAAGAAGTGAAAAAGATTGCAAACTATTGGGTTAATGAGACTAACATAGATGGCTATAGAATTGATGGAGCGTATCATATATATGGTGATGGAGAATATCCTAAAAATGTTGATTTGGAAAAGGAAAGCGTAAACTGGTGGAAGGAATTTAGAAGCAGTCTTGAAAAGGAGCATCCAAATATTTATATTGTAGGTGAAGTTTGGAATGATACAAATAAGATTGCTCCTTATTACGCAGCCTTTGATTCAAATTTTGATTTTGAAATATCGGAAAATGGTATATCCGAAGCGATAATTTCTCAAGATGCTACAACTTTTTCTGACAAATTAACAAAAATATATGAAACTTATGGAAAAGTTGCTTCCAATTACATTGATGCACCATTTTTAACAAATCATGATCAAAATAGAATTGCTAACACCCTGCTTGATTTGAGGCAGCAAAAATTAGCGGCTTCAATATTATTGACATTATCTGGAAATCCATTTATATATTATGGAGAAGAATTGGGAATGAAGGGAAGCAAGCCTGATGAAGAGATAAGGGAACCTTATTTGTGGGGAAATGAAAATGGACAGACAAAATGGGAGGAAATAAAAAACAATATAGATACCCCTACTTTGGAAGTTCAAAAGAAAAATCCTGATTCACTATATAATTATTACAAAAAATGGATAGCTCTAAGAAATGGAAATGAAGCTTTGAAATACGGTGATTTACAAATAGTAAATGTTAATGATAGCCAAATATTAGCATATAAACGGACTTATAAAAATAAATCGGTAATTGTTTTACATAATTTATCCAATACAGAAAAAAATGTAAATGTAGATGGAAAAAACATAAAAATTTCTGGATTGACGAGTGTTTTAGTAAGTACAATTTAA
- a CDS encoding ABC transporter permease, whose protein sequence is MDFMELLKLSVSNLFSYKVRSFLTMLGIIIGISSVIMMSSLGAGVKENITGDLNKLGVSNFQISIDTSPGQTYKSYDLLTKKDIERIKNIDGIEAVTPTTSSFARISMSNGSDMMLSGTGVTEDYFKMSNYTVIKGRKFLPSEYRKDGKYIMIDSTTVDQLYPGQNPIGKKMILNFKKNSQTVTIVGVFKNPYASLGGGDGMSALALFPNNYLNYLEGNEQDKFMALQAKARDANEMNRVMEVVKNLLKTRGSEPNIYNVYSTSQGLDQFNNILNMLSLFISGVAAISLFVGGIGVMNIMLVSVTERIREVGLRKAIGAKTGHILIQFLIEAVILTFFGGIIGVVIGYSLALLVGMFIQTSPILSPVIVFVCIFVSTMIGLVFGVYPAKKAAALEPMEALRTD, encoded by the coding sequence ATGGATTTTATGGAATTACTAAAATTGTCAGTATCAAATTTATTTAGCTATAAGGTACGTTCCTTTTTGACAATGCTTGGAATAATAATCGGAATATCCTCAGTTATAATGATGTCTTCACTGGGAGCAGGAGTTAAGGAGAACATCACTGGAGATTTGAACAAACTGGGAGTATCAAATTTTCAAATATCAATTGACACTTCTCCAGGACAGACTTATAAATCATATGATTTATTGACAAAAAAGGATATTGAAAGAATAAAAAATATAGATGGTATTGAAGCAGTTACTCCAACTACAAGCTCATTTGCCAGAATATCAATGAGCAATGGCTCGGACATGATGCTTTCAGGAACAGGAGTGACAGAAGATTATTTTAAAATGTCAAACTATACAGTAATAAAGGGAAGAAAATTTTTGCCAAGTGAATACAGAAAAGATGGAAAATATATAATGATTGACAGCACAACGGTGGATCAATTATATCCTGGACAAAATCCTATAGGGAAAAAAATGATTTTAAACTTTAAAAAAAATAGTCAAACTGTAACAATTGTTGGAGTATTTAAAAATCCGTATGCCAGTTTAGGCGGTGGAGATGGAATGTCTGCTTTAGCACTTTTTCCTAATAATTACTTGAATTATCTGGAAGGAAACGAACAGGATAAGTTTATGGCATTACAAGCAAAGGCAAGAGATGCAAATGAAATGAACAGAGTAATGGAAGTGGTAAAAAATTTATTGAAAACAAGAGGAAGTGAACCTAATATTTACAATGTATATTCAACAAGTCAAGGGCTGGATCAATTTAATAACATTCTTAATATGCTTTCACTTTTCATAAGTGGAGTTGCTGCTATTTCACTATTTGTAGGTGGAATAGGAGTTATGAATATAATGCTTGTAAGTGTTACTGAGAGAATAAGAGAGGTTGGACTTAGAAAGGCCATTGGAGCAAAAACAGGGCATATTCTTATCCAGTTCCTTATAGAAGCAGTTATTTTAACATTTTTTGGAGGTATAATTGGAGTTGTAATTGGATATTCATTAGCACTTCTGGTTGGTATGTTTATACAGACATCACCAATATTAAGTCCAGTTATAGTGTTTGTGTGTATATTTGTTTCTACAATGATAGGATTAGTTTTTGGAGTTTATCCAGCGAAGAAAGCTGCAGCATTGGAGCCAATGGAAGCACTGAGAACAGATTAG
- a CDS encoding ABC transporter ATP-binding protein, protein MIKVSDIVKIYKNGSMELKVLKGLNLSVSEGEYVAFMGPSGSGKSTLMNILGCLDSLTSGTYILDNQDVSTIKGDALAEVRNKKIGFVFQTFNLLPKMTAVENVALPALYAGVKKAERLKRATEALESVGLGERIHHKPNEMSGGQRQRVAIARAIINNPKILLADEPTGNLDSKSGEEVLEIFKKLNDNGTTIVMVTHEEDVAEHCKRIIRLKDGVIEKDEIVQHRRGV, encoded by the coding sequence ATGATAAAAGTGAGCGATATAGTAAAAATATATAAAAATGGAAGTATGGAATTAAAGGTTTTGAAAGGGCTTAATCTTTCTGTGAGTGAAGGAGAATATGTGGCTTTTATGGGACCTTCAGGAAGTGGGAAATCAACTCTTATGAATATTTTAGGCTGTCTTGACAGTCTTACTTCTGGAACTTACATTTTGGATAATCAAGATGTTTCAACTATAAAAGGAGATGCACTTGCTGAAGTAAGAAACAAAAAAATAGGGTTTGTATTCCAAACGTTTAACTTACTTCCAAAGATGACGGCAGTTGAAAATGTGGCTCTTCCAGCTTTGTATGCAGGAGTAAAGAAAGCTGAAAGGCTAAAAAGGGCAACTGAAGCATTGGAAAGTGTGGGACTTGGTGAAAGAATTCATCATAAGCCGAATGAGATGTCAGGGGGACAAAGACAGAGAGTGGCAATAGCAAGAGCGATAATAAACAATCCTAAAATACTTCTTGCAGATGAGCCAACAGGAAATCTAGATTCAAAATCTGGAGAAGAGGTTTTAGAAATTTTTAAAAAACTGAACGATAACGGGACAACGATAGTAATGGTTACGCATGAGGAAGATGTGGCAGAGCATTGTAAAAGAATTATCAGATTAAAAGACGGTGTAATAGAAAAGGATGAAATTGTTCAGCATCGGAGAGGAGTGTAG
- a CDS encoding efflux RND transporter periplasmic adaptor subunit, translating into MEINTEFSEISKTIESKRKESKNKNYFYKFMTIFAVILFAAVSCGKKETEPEYEVTTVDRGDISLSVSKNGQVVSDNAVSVFTTSSQRVNKVFFKKGDNVKKGDVVLTFYPADKNETLRKIQMKTLEIQKYERNLADAQGSLRRKKESKSLEIQQKSRDLYNAEELYKVGGETRVNVDDARKALRNSRLDLDTVDSEQKASIADSRTALKTAKLELATLQEDLSLIKDEITSPVDGVITEMTADENYRVNTETTLFKVSDSTNMRVEVSLSDNEVKNIQVGQRVEITSDSLPDGEKIEGTVSQISGVAEKSSSLDESNTTVKIQINETKGLKPGATITATIFYKESKNVTKLPYSSVINENGKYYAFVVGKDNKVSKREIKVGINDDSFYAVESGVSVGERVITTVDERLKDGQKIKIADPSKQKAVPNGVIFKEEKPAGNAGGPDGPPPR; encoded by the coding sequence GTGGAAATAAATACAGAATTTTCTGAAATATCTAAAACTATTGAATCAAAGAGGAAAGAGTCAAAAAATAAAAATTATTTTTATAAATTTATGACAATATTTGCTGTAATATTGTTTGCTGCAGTTTCATGTGGAAAAAAAGAAACTGAGCCTGAATATGAAGTGACAACTGTTGATAGGGGGGATATTTCGCTATCAGTTTCAAAGAATGGACAAGTTGTATCAGATAATGCGGTTTCAGTATTTACGACTTCAAGCCAAAGAGTAAACAAAGTGTTCTTTAAAAAAGGGGATAATGTGAAAAAAGGCGATGTAGTCTTGACATTTTATCCAGCTGATAAAAATGAGACTTTGAGAAAAATACAAATGAAAACTTTGGAAATTCAAAAATATGAGAGAAATTTGGCTGATGCTCAAGGTTCGCTTAGAAGAAAAAAAGAGTCTAAAAGTTTGGAAATTCAGCAAAAATCAAGAGATTTGTATAATGCGGAAGAATTGTATAAAGTTGGTGGAGAAACAAGGGTTAATGTAGACGATGCAAGAAAGGCTCTAAGAAATTCAAGGCTGGATTTGGATACAGTTGACAGTGAGCAGAAGGCCAGCATAGCAGATTCGAGAACAGCATTAAAAACTGCAAAATTAGAATTGGCGACATTGCAGGAAGATCTGTCACTTATAAAAGATGAAATAACGAGTCCAGTTGATGGTGTTATTACAGAAATGACTGCAGATGAAAATTACCGTGTAAATACTGAAACGACTTTGTTTAAAGTATCAGATTCAACAAACATGAGGGTAGAGGTAAGTCTTTCAGACAATGAGGTAAAAAATATTCAAGTTGGGCAAAGAGTTGAAATTACTTCGGATTCATTGCCAGATGGAGAAAAAATTGAAGGTACTGTTTCACAAATTTCTGGAGTGGCTGAAAAAAGCTCATCTCTTGACGAAAGTAACACTACTGTAAAAATTCAAATAAATGAAACTAAGGGATTAAAGCCTGGCGCTACGATAACAGCGACAATTTTTTACAAGGAAAGTAAAAATGTGACAAAGCTGCCGTATAGTTCAGTTATTAATGAAAATGGTAAATATTATGCCTTTGTTGTAGGAAAAGATAACAAAGTTTCAAAAAGGGAAATTAAAGTTGGAATAAATGATGATTCTTTTTATGCTGTAGAGTCGGGAGTGTCAGTAGGAGAAAGAGTAATTACTACTGTGGATGAGAGACTAAAGGATGGACAAAAAATAAAAATTGCAGATCCTTCAAAACAGAAAGCGGTTCCTAATGGTGTAATATTTAAGGAAGAAAAACCAGCAGGAAATGCTGGGGGACCTGATGGGCCACCACCAAGATAG
- a CDS encoding sugar ABC transporter permease has translation MAEEKKIKFDILTVFIYILLVIISLIVIFPVIWIVGASLRPGTSIFGTDIFPKQITFAHYAELFKTDYPRWYLNTLFIAVVNMVISLFITTLTAYIFSRYKFKGKKQTMVTVLILQMFPSFLAMTAIYAFLKRLNLVDTYLGLLVIYIAGQIPYNSWLAKGYFDGIPASLDEAARVDGAGPLRTFFQIIMPVAKPILVFIALINFTAPWFDFIFPKMVLLSPHKKTLAVGLFEWISGVNNSNYTLFAAGAILVAIPITLLFVLLQKNIVAGLSAGASKG, from the coding sequence ATGGCAGAAGAAAAAAAAATAAAATTTGATATACTGACCGTATTTATATATATATTGCTTGTTATAATATCACTTATTGTAATATTTCCTGTAATATGGATTGTAGGAGCGTCGCTAAGACCTGGTACTTCAATATTTGGAACTGATATTTTTCCAAAACAGATAACATTTGCTCATTATGCAGAGCTGTTTAAGACAGATTATCCAAGATGGTATCTAAATACGCTTTTCATAGCAGTAGTAAATATGGTAATTTCACTATTTATAACAACGTTAACGGCTTATATCTTTTCGAGATATAAATTTAAAGGGAAAAAGCAGACAATGGTAACAGTCCTTATATTGCAAATGTTTCCATCATTTTTAGCAATGACTGCAATATATGCGTTCTTAAAAAGACTTAATCTAGTTGATACTTATCTGGGACTTCTTGTGATATACATAGCAGGGCAAATTCCTTATAATTCTTGGCTTGCAAAAGGATATTTTGATGGAATACCTGCGAGTCTGGATGAAGCGGCAAGAGTCGATGGAGCAGGGCCTTTAAGAACATTTTTCCAAATAATTATGCCAGTAGCAAAACCGATATTAGTTTTTATTGCATTAATTAATTTTACTGCACCTTGGTTTGACTTTATATTTCCCAAAATGGTACTTTTAAGTCCGCATAAGAAGACATTGGCAGTTGGACTGTTTGAGTGGATTTCAGGAGTGAATAACAGTAATTATACGTTGTTTGCGGCAGGAGCAATATTGGTTGCGATACCAATAACTTTGCTATTTGTACTGCTTCAGAAAAATATAGTGGCAGGACTGTCAGCTGGAGCTTCAAAAGGATAA